From the genome of Candidatus Poribacteria bacterium:
TTAAGCCGATGCGCGTCGGGTCAACCTCGGGTCGCGTTTCCAAATAATCGACGCCTCGCATAACGTCCCAGATAAAATGCCGACCAATGCTAGCGCCGCTGAGCGTAAATTGTAGACCAGCATAGGTGTGCTCCGTTGTGCAACCGCCGATAATCCGCTCTCCCTTCTCCGGATCAAAATACTGAAATCGCTCACCCTGACCTGGTGGATCGACGGCAAGCACGACAAAGCCGTTCGCAGCGAGATCGACACAAACGGCTTGATAAACCGGATAGGACTTCCCGAGATCACTATGTCCATGCACGAACACAACCGCGGGTTGGGGAGAGCCGATCCCTTTTGGGAGATACAACACAGCGGTGACGTAGAAGTCAGGCAGACTCTCATAGATTAACTTTTCAATGGTAAACGCACCGCGATCGAGGCTACCCATACATTGCACGTTCAACGGTGTGCGTTCTTCGGGCAAACCGCCGATGGCTGTCATAAAATGATCGCGCACCCGTTTCCGGTGTTCCTCAAAGGCAGCGATTGATGTCAACTCTGCCTTTTCTACCTCTTGCCTACGGAAATGTGCCTCCGCCCGGCGACGCAGATTATCAATCATCTGGTCCGAAACATCGTGGAAACCATTCACATTGGAGCCAAAAGTTCGCATGATTATACTCCATTCAAGTAAAATGTAACGCGTAAAACCTAAAAGACGGCATGTGAAATGCGAATTCAGTTGTTCATGAGGTTTAAGGGGAAAACAAATGGTTGAATTTCAAAGCGCGATAATTTCGCCGCTCGCTGCGGATTCATATCCAGCGCGAATAACAGCGACCGATTGGGCGGAGACTGCAGCGTTCATTTCGCTCTCTCTCCCCGCTTCTATGCAGTCCACAAACCCTCTCATATCTGGTCCCTGCTGATCGCCCGCTTGATCCACCGAGATCCACTGACGTTTAGGGATCATTCCCGATTCAGTTTGTGTGCTCGACCACATTCCCATTGGATCCATCGGATGCGGAGGCGTTTGTCGGAACGGCTCTTCGTCAGCGAACACTTCGAGACGCGGTTGCGCACCATCAAATGCCAATGCCCCCCGTGTCCCAACCAAATGCAGCCGCTGAACCCCGCCTTTGGGATGGCTCATCCACCCTGCACGTCCACCGATGATTGTTGCCACAACCCCATCCTCCAGCGTCATCATCAGCGCACCAAAGTCCTCAATACCACATGCGATGTGTTCTTCAAAGAAGAAATTGGCAGTTGTACCAAAAACTGTTTTAACCCGTTTCTGCGTCAGCCAATTAATCAGCGATACGGGGTAGACTCCCACATCAAACATCTCCCGTTTCGCCTCAATGAATGTGTATCTCTCAACGGTGGACCTTTCTACCCTTTTGCGACCCACCGGCGCAGTGCCAACATGTCCCTTAGCAAAAAGCACATCACAGTGGATAGCGCGGAGTTCTCCGATTTCACCCTCTTCCAACGCTTTTTTGGCTGCTTGCGCCCAAGGGGTGTGCATGTTGCTGAACATCTGGTTACAGAT
Proteins encoded in this window:
- a CDS encoding Gfo/Idh/MocA family oxidoreductase, with translation MGNGKYGVLVIGGRRTHQESYAHCFAEDERCELIAASDELDAPPEYVKLNRQLADDLEIPYIPDLNEALACDDIDIVSSCVQNERRGRVNVKCAEAGKHLYLDKPLAMSVEDAHAITAAVEKAGICNQMFSNMHTPWAQAAKKALEEGEIGELRAIHCDVLFAKGHVGTAPVGRKRVERSTVERYTFIEAKREMFDVGVYPVSLINWLTQKRVKTVFGTTANFFFEEHIACGIEDFGALMMTLEDGVVATIIGGRAGWMSHPKGGVQRLHLVGTRGALAFDGAQPRLEVFADEEPFRQTPPHPMDPMGMWSSTQTESGMIPKRQWISVDQAGDQQGPDMRGFVDCIEAGRESEMNAAVSAQSVAVIRAGYESAASGEIIAL